In Leptospira fletcheri, the genomic window AAAGACGCAAGGGGTTGCAAATTCGCTGGTCCGATTTTCAGTGGAAGAAAGAAACCATGGATCTTCGGTTCGGTCTTCTTCTATCCGCTTCGATTCATCTTTTAGTGATAGTCGGATTTTTCCTTTTTTTTCGGACTACCGAGAAAGAGCTCGAAACGATAAATTTGCATTTTGAGCGGGGAGGGGTTCCGAATCTGTATTTTTCCTTTCCTCCGGAATCCGGAAAGGGACGGACTTCTTCGGAAAAGGAAAGCCAAGCCGGATCGGAAACGGACGAAATAAAGAGGCTGAAAAACGAAATTCATTTTCCACCCGAAGCGCTGGAGCAAAGACTAGAATCGGATTGTTCTTGGCTGATCGAAATCGGCA contains:
- a CDS encoding LIC_10042 family TonB-like protein, translating into MDLRFGLLLSASIHLLVIVGFFLFFRTTEKELETINLHFERGGVPNLYFSFPPESGKGRTSSEKESQAGSETDEIKRLKNEIHFPPEALEQRLESDCSWLIEIGKNGEAKTIMTVKSCKYPVFENHFRKSVSRWKFQLKEGTRITVPVSFRIESND